A window of the Brassica napus cultivar Da-Ae chromosome A2, Da-Ae, whole genome shotgun sequence genome harbors these coding sequences:
- the LOC106424635 gene encoding uncharacterized protein LOC106424635 produces MAKECMAGKKDGKTYSGSAIWPLYGKYVHYLIESVYCFVLPTFSGQRQVKNPFEENKVVGITNYIDLGFELQTRVDDSNTSNSLSDSSLQMAASWQANKNFLLKGKVGALSSTLTLAFKSWWNPSFTFNITATNNHRTGRTACGFGLRVDNLREASYQRADPNFVMLTPNKEHLADGIVWKMGQRPMLQSDLDAENFSELPKELRPSQQIL; encoded by the exons ATGGCCAAAGAATGCATGGCTGGTAAGAAAGATGGGAAGACTTACAGTGGGAGTGCAATATGGCCGTTATATGGAAAATATGTGCATTATTTGATTGAAAGTG TTTATTGCTTCGTTCTACCAACATTTAGTGGTCAAAGGCAG GTGaaaaatccttttgaagaaaaCAAAGTAGTTGGAATCACAAACTACATTGACTTAGGTTTTGAGCTACAAACAAG GGTTGATGATTCCAACACATCAAACAGTCTCTCAGATTCTTCTCTGCAGATGGCTGCGTCTTGGCAGGCCAATAAGAACTTCTTGCTGAAG GGTAAAGTCGGAGCTCTAAGCTCAACACTCACATTAGCGTTCAAGTCGTGGTGGAACCCGTCTTTCACATTCAATATTACAG CGACTAATAATCATCGGACTGGAAGAACAGCATGTGGGTTCGGTCTCCGCGTTGATAACTTAAGGGAAGCTAG TTACCAAAGAGCTGATCCAAACTTCGTAATGTTGACACCAAACAAAGAACATCTGGCTGATGGGATTGTGTGGAAAATGGGGCAGAGACCAATGTTACAATCCGATTTAGACGCAGAGAATTTCAGTGAGCTCCCAAAAGAACTTAGACCGTCCCAGCAGATTCTCTAA